In Anopheles gambiae chromosome 2, idAnoGambNW_F1_1, whole genome shotgun sequence, a single window of DNA contains:
- the LOC1281093 gene encoding F-BAR domain only protein 2 isoform X7, whose amino-acid sequence MTVDFNDYFWGEKNNGYEVLYQNMKYGLSATKELAEYFRERSNLEEYNSKLLTKLANKAGSSGGGTFSPLWIILKSTTERLSELHAQKVQKLTELVKNVTKYAEDLHKKHKSVKEEESGTQDAVQAMKESTAAVAKAKDTHNARLQEVEKARKDNSAKEIEKSEAKLRKHQDDYKALVEKHNIIKQEFEKKMTITCRRFQEMEEAHLKQMKEFLSSYMDIVQNNFDLVGQVHSDLKRQFLELTVDKLLEQFVLNKYTGLEKPELIELDFESGTASGSGAVGHNSGHQLLVNTSAPLPPGGSISPAPSSLAGGGLLESPTLSATSSSQPINIGTAPGKKESSHLRSWFSSSSTAAVPTNSPVNLSTSPTSTSMGGGGGRWGDGGTDLPSAQQQPHPASLRAMSPVPSVLNESSVSGSAQTVSGFLRSRREKAKSKKAKKKKDSTENSSAKDENILDGDSKGDTANADSATNLQTTSAISASNVAPTATPEVDEDGYSIQPRETTWDSATITEKSNNFYSSSDSDSEDEREEKKIHVEIKPLNNGAAPISASVDELRATVENLSLSPIGILTSQQQQQHHQQHQLHHQLHHQQQQAQPASQAHALHHQMSVGNASLLNNSNAATHLTSPNASNASTPTTVHPYAPLQSPTLSMSTSSNNRYADLGDIFSEVGDISISAPTSANLTKLTQRQIPTPTSAGGSSIAIPRPPSRRSEAAGKGAGEPCPFSGLDPGCNAVIFFSSTQSSVARDRVSPASQIARADSVGSLEFRSPSVGIGSSRGPSPLTIGMSDTIPLAVAFHEIIHAYFKGADESRCQVKMSGDMMISFPAGIVNVLTNNPNPAKLGFRIKNLQNLDNVLPNKQLITIDRLQSTSFSTTLEFNMPVLTATLRRQSEQNPNAPHINVDILKYQIKAKPGAASCPFQLVSYWKCEQRHTDIKIDYKYNCHAMAQPSPLLNVSISVPVDGGVKNVQSKPHSAWQGESNRLVWNFTDISQHSESGGVDTLRARLEVGTGPSTPAIISTQFNCEGTTLSGIEFELAGSGYRLSLVKRRFVSGKYICEGDGIRTVKTPTPPNVSGVMSPIPFGSSSSNSSKSANPSSGGTTG is encoded by the exons GGCGAGAAGAACAACGGGTACGAGGTGCTGTACCAAAACATGAAGTATGGCCTATCGGCGACGAAAGAGCTAGCGGAGTACTTCCGCGAGCGCTCGAATCTGGAGGAGTACAATTCGAAGCTGCTGACAAAGCTGGCCAACAAGGCGGGCTCGAGCGGTGGCGGTACTTTTTCCCCGCTCTGGATCATACTCAAGTCAACCACCGAGCGTCTGTCGGAGCTGCACGCCCAGAAGGTGCAGAAGCTGACGGAGCTGGTCAAGAATGTCACCAAGTACGCGGAAGACCTGCACAAGAAGCATAAATCGGTGAAGGAGGAAGAGTCGGGCACGCAGGATGCGGTGCAG GCAATGAAGGAATCGACCGCGGCTGTCGCCAAGGCAAAGGATACCCACAATGCCCGGCTGCAGGAGGTGGAGAAGGCCCGGAAGGACAATTCGGCCAAGGAGATCGAAAAGTCGGAGGCAAAGCTACGCAAACACCAGGACGACTACAAGGCGCTGGTGGAGAAGCACAACATAATCAAGCAGGAGTTTGAGAAGAAAATGACAATAACGTGTAGG CGTTTTCAAGAGATGGAAGAAGCACATCTGAAACAAATGAAAGAGTTCCTCTCGTCGTACATGGACATAGTGCAGAACAATTTCGATTTAGTTGGCCAG GTCCATTCTGATTTGAAGCGTCAATTTCTAGAGTTAACCGTGGACAAGCTATTGGAACAGTTCGTGCTGAACAAGTACACCGGTCTGGAGAAACCAG AGCTAATTGAGCTTGATTTTGAAAGTGGCACCGCGAGCGGTTCCGGTGCGGTTGGCCATAACAGCGGCCACCAGCTGCTAGTGAACACCTCGGCCCCGCTGCCACCGGGTGGCAGCATTTCGCCCGCTCCATCCTCGTTGGCGGGCGGCGGGCTGCTCGAATCACCGACCCTGTCCGCGACCAGCTCCTCGCAACCGATCAACATCGGCACGGCGCCCGGCAAGAAGGAGAGCAGCCACCTGCGGTCCTGGTTTAGCTCCAGCTCGACGGCAGCCGTCCCAACGAACTCACCGGTCAATCTGTCCACCTCGCCCACGTCCACCTCGATGGGCGGAGGCGGCGGACGGTGGGGCGATGGCGGAACGGACCTACCGTCagcccagcagcagccccatCCGGCCTCGTTGCGTGCCATGTCGCCGGTGCCATCGGTGCTGAACGAAAGTAGCGTGTCCGGATCCGCACAAA CAGTTTCCGGGTTTCTGCGCAGCCGGCGCGAGAAGGCCAAATCAAAgaaagccaaaaagaagaaagattcCACGGAAAACTCCAGTGCCaaagatgaaaatattttgGACGG CGATAGCAAGGGCGATACGGCAAATGCGGACAGCGCCACGAATCTGCAAACCACTTCCGCGATCAGTGCTTCGAATGTAGCCCCCACGGCAACGCCCGAAGTGGATGAGGACGGTTACAGCATACAGCCGCGCGAAACCACCTGGGACAGTGCGACGATCACGGAAAAGAGCA ATAATTTCTACTCAAGCTCGGACAGTGACAGCGAGGATGAGCGTGAAGAGAAGAAAATCCACGTGGAAATTAAACCGCTTAACAATGGTGCCGCACCCATTTCGGCCAGTGTCGATGAGCTGCGGGCAACGGTGGAAAATCTTTCGCTATCACCAATCGGTATTCTAACATCG caacagcagcagcagcaccatcagcagcaccagctgcaccaccagctgcaccatcagcaacagcaggcacAGCCCGCCTCCCAGGCACACGCGCTGCACCACCAGATGTCGGTCGGGAATGCGTCGCTCCTGAACAATAGCAACGCCGCCACGCACCTCACCAGTCCGAATGCCTCGAATGCGTCCACGCCGACGACGGTACATCCGTACGCGCCGCTACAAAGCCCTACCCTGTCGATGTCAACCAGCTCGAA CAATCGGTATGCAGATCTGGGTGACATCTTTTCGGAGGTGGGTGACATTAGCATCTCGGCACCGACTTCCGCGAACCTAACGAAGCTTACCCAGCGACAAATTCCCACACCGACGTCAGCGGGCGGCAGCAGTATCGCTATACCGCGACCACCATCGCGAAGATCGGAAGCGGCTGGTAAGGGCGCTGGTGAACCCTGTCCTTTCAGTGGTTTAGACCCCGGCTGTAATGCTGtaattttcttctcttcaacTCAATCCTCAGTTGCACGTGATCGTGTCAGTCCGGCGTCACAGATTGCTCGTGCCGACAGTGTCGGCAGTTTGGAGTTCCGTAGTCCGAGCGTGGGTATCGGATCGTCCCGTGGTCCGTCCCCGCTAACGATCGGCATGTCCGATACGATTCCATTGGCTGTTGCATTCCACGAAATTATTCACGCCTATTTCAA AGGAGCCGACGAGTCCCGGTGTCAGGTGAAAATGTCGGGCGACATGATGATTTCGTTCCCGGCCGGCATTGTGAACGTGCTGACGAACAATCCGAACCCGGCCAAGCTGGGCTTCCGCATCAAGAATCTCCAGAACCTCGACAACGTGCTGCCGAACAAGCAGCTCATCACGATCGATCGGCTCCAGTCGACCAGCTTCAGCACGACGCTCGAGTTCAACATGCCAGTATTAACGGCGACCCTGCGGCGCCAGTCGGAGCAGAACCCGAACGCGCCGCACATCAACGTGGACATCCTGAAGTACCAGATCAAGGCCAAGCCGGGGGCGGCCTCCTGTCCGTTCCAGCTCGTGTCCTACTGGAAGTGCGAACAGCGGCACACGGACATTAAGATCGACTACAAGTATAACTGCCACGCGATGGCCCAGCCGTCCCCGCTGCTGAACGTTTCCATCTCGGTGCCGGTCGACGGCGGTGTGAAGAACGTCCAATCGAAACCTCATTCGGCTTG GCAAGGCGAATCGAACCGGCTGGTGTGGAACTTTACGGACATATCGCAGCACTCGGAGAGTGGCGGTGTTGATACGCTCCGTGCCCGGCTCGAGGTAGGCACGGGACCATCGACGCCGGCCATCATCTCGACCCAGTTCAACTGCGAAGGGACCACGCTGTCCGGCATTGAGTTTGAGCTGGCCGGCTCGGGATATCGGCTATCGCTTGTAAAGCGACGATTCGTATCAG GAAAGTACATCTGCGAAGGCGATGGCATACGGACGGTGAAAACACCTACGCCACCGAACGTGTCCGGCGTCATGTCACCGATTCcgttcggcagcagcagtagcaacagcagcaagtcGGCCAACCCCTCATCCGGTGGCACCACTGGATAG
- the LOC1281093 gene encoding F-BAR domain only protein 2 isoform X4, whose translation MTVDFNDYFWGEKNNGYEVLYQNMKYGLSATKELAEYFRERSNLEEYNSKLLTKLANKAGSSGGGTFSPLWIILKSTTERLSELHAQKVQKLTELVKNVTKYAEDLHKKHKSVKEEESGTQDAVQAMKESTAAVAKAKDTHNARLQEVEKARKDNSAKEIEKSEAKLRKHQDDYKALVEKHNIIKQEFEKKMTITCRRFQEMEEAHLKQMKEFLSSYMDIVQNNFDLVGQVHSDLKRQFLELTVDKLLEQFVLNKYTGLEKPELIELDFESGTASGSGAVGHNSGHQLLVNTSAPLPPGGSISPAPSSLAGGGLLESPTLSATSSSQPINIGTAPGKKESSHLRSWFSSSSTAAVPTNSPVNLSTSPTSTSMGGGGGRWGDGGTDLPSAQQQPHPASLRAMSPVPSVLNESSVSGSAQSTGKQSSKPFYGDLFSFKHHSTNPSTNHNQPYHHPPNLATNGHNNGGSGKQQSQQSPQMKQQEQQLQESLQHPQQQQDQQQQQQPASPQQLPPPQQQQQQQKSSRRTTSLLNLFMSNSQAVSGFLRSRREKAKSKKAKKKKDSTENSSAKDENILDGDSKGDTANADSATNLQTTSAISASNVAPTATPEVDEDGYSIQPRETTWDSATITEKSNNFYSSSDSDSEDEREEKKIHVEIKPLNNGAAPISASVDELRATVENLSLSPIGILTSQQQQQHHQQHQLHHQLHHQQQQAQPASQAHALHHQMSVGNASLLNNSNAATHLTSPNASNASTPTTVHPYAPLQSPTLSMSTSSNNRYADLGDIFSEVGDISISAPTSANLTKLTQRQIPTPTSAGGSSIAIPRPPSRRSEAAGKGAGEPCPFSGLDPGCNAVIFFSSTQSSVARDRVSPASQIARADSVGSLEFRSPSVGIGSSRGPSPLTIGMSDTIPLAVAFHEIIHAYFKGADESRCQVKMSGDMMISFPAGIVNVLTNNPNPAKLGFRIKNLQNLDNVLPNKQLITIDRLQSTSFSTTLEFNMPVLTATLRRQSEQNPNAPHINVDILKYQIKAKPGAASCPFQLVSYWKCEQRHTDIKIDYKYNCHAMAQPSPLLNVSISVPVDGGVKNVQSKPHSAWQGESNRLVWNFTDISQHSESGGVDTLRARLEVGTGPSTPAIISTQFNCEGTTLSGIEFELAGSGYRLSLVKRRFVSGKYICEGDGIRTVKTPTPPNVSGVMSPIPFGSSSSNSSKSANPSSGGTTG comes from the exons GGCGAGAAGAACAACGGGTACGAGGTGCTGTACCAAAACATGAAGTATGGCCTATCGGCGACGAAAGAGCTAGCGGAGTACTTCCGCGAGCGCTCGAATCTGGAGGAGTACAATTCGAAGCTGCTGACAAAGCTGGCCAACAAGGCGGGCTCGAGCGGTGGCGGTACTTTTTCCCCGCTCTGGATCATACTCAAGTCAACCACCGAGCGTCTGTCGGAGCTGCACGCCCAGAAGGTGCAGAAGCTGACGGAGCTGGTCAAGAATGTCACCAAGTACGCGGAAGACCTGCACAAGAAGCATAAATCGGTGAAGGAGGAAGAGTCGGGCACGCAGGATGCGGTGCAG GCAATGAAGGAATCGACCGCGGCTGTCGCCAAGGCAAAGGATACCCACAATGCCCGGCTGCAGGAGGTGGAGAAGGCCCGGAAGGACAATTCGGCCAAGGAGATCGAAAAGTCGGAGGCAAAGCTACGCAAACACCAGGACGACTACAAGGCGCTGGTGGAGAAGCACAACATAATCAAGCAGGAGTTTGAGAAGAAAATGACAATAACGTGTAGG CGTTTTCAAGAGATGGAAGAAGCACATCTGAAACAAATGAAAGAGTTCCTCTCGTCGTACATGGACATAGTGCAGAACAATTTCGATTTAGTTGGCCAG GTCCATTCTGATTTGAAGCGTCAATTTCTAGAGTTAACCGTGGACAAGCTATTGGAACAGTTCGTGCTGAACAAGTACACCGGTCTGGAGAAACCAG AGCTAATTGAGCTTGATTTTGAAAGTGGCACCGCGAGCGGTTCCGGTGCGGTTGGCCATAACAGCGGCCACCAGCTGCTAGTGAACACCTCGGCCCCGCTGCCACCGGGTGGCAGCATTTCGCCCGCTCCATCCTCGTTGGCGGGCGGCGGGCTGCTCGAATCACCGACCCTGTCCGCGACCAGCTCCTCGCAACCGATCAACATCGGCACGGCGCCCGGCAAGAAGGAGAGCAGCCACCTGCGGTCCTGGTTTAGCTCCAGCTCGACGGCAGCCGTCCCAACGAACTCACCGGTCAATCTGTCCACCTCGCCCACGTCCACCTCGATGGGCGGAGGCGGCGGACGGTGGGGCGATGGCGGAACGGACCTACCGTCagcccagcagcagccccatCCGGCCTCGTTGCGTGCCATGTCGCCGGTGCCATCGGTGCTGAACGAAAGTAGCGTGTCCGGATCCGCACAAAGTACGGGCAAACAGTCAAGTAAACCATTCTACGGCGATCTGTTTTCCTTCAAGCATCATAGTACCAATCCCTCCACTAATCACAATCAGCCATACCACCACCCGCCCAACCTAGCCACTAACGGTCACAATAACGGTGGCAGCGGCAAACAACAATCGCAACAATCGCCGCAAATGAAACAGCAGGAACAGCAACTGCAAGAATCTTTACAGCatccacagcaacagcaagaccagcagcagcagcagcagcctgcgTCACCTCagcaactaccaccaccacaacaacaacaacaacaacaaaaatcttcCCGCCGCACTACTTCCCTTCTCAATCTCTTCATGTCTAACTCCCAGG CAGTTTCCGGGTTTCTGCGCAGCCGGCGCGAGAAGGCCAAATCAAAgaaagccaaaaagaagaaagattcCACGGAAAACTCCAGTGCCaaagatgaaaatattttgGACGG CGATAGCAAGGGCGATACGGCAAATGCGGACAGCGCCACGAATCTGCAAACCACTTCCGCGATCAGTGCTTCGAATGTAGCCCCCACGGCAACGCCCGAAGTGGATGAGGACGGTTACAGCATACAGCCGCGCGAAACCACCTGGGACAGTGCGACGATCACGGAAAAGAGCA ATAATTTCTACTCAAGCTCGGACAGTGACAGCGAGGATGAGCGTGAAGAGAAGAAAATCCACGTGGAAATTAAACCGCTTAACAATGGTGCCGCACCCATTTCGGCCAGTGTCGATGAGCTGCGGGCAACGGTGGAAAATCTTTCGCTATCACCAATCGGTATTCTAACATCG caacagcagcagcagcaccatcagcagcaccagctgcaccaccagctgcaccatcagcaacagcaggcacAGCCCGCCTCCCAGGCACACGCGCTGCACCACCAGATGTCGGTCGGGAATGCGTCGCTCCTGAACAATAGCAACGCCGCCACGCACCTCACCAGTCCGAATGCCTCGAATGCGTCCACGCCGACGACGGTACATCCGTACGCGCCGCTACAAAGCCCTACCCTGTCGATGTCAACCAGCTCGAA CAATCGGTATGCAGATCTGGGTGACATCTTTTCGGAGGTGGGTGACATTAGCATCTCGGCACCGACTTCCGCGAACCTAACGAAGCTTACCCAGCGACAAATTCCCACACCGACGTCAGCGGGCGGCAGCAGTATCGCTATACCGCGACCACCATCGCGAAGATCGGAAGCGGCTGGTAAGGGCGCTGGTGAACCCTGTCCTTTCAGTGGTTTAGACCCCGGCTGTAATGCTGtaattttcttctcttcaacTCAATCCTCAGTTGCACGTGATCGTGTCAGTCCGGCGTCACAGATTGCTCGTGCCGACAGTGTCGGCAGTTTGGAGTTCCGTAGTCCGAGCGTGGGTATCGGATCGTCCCGTGGTCCGTCCCCGCTAACGATCGGCATGTCCGATACGATTCCATTGGCTGTTGCATTCCACGAAATTATTCACGCCTATTTCAA AGGAGCCGACGAGTCCCGGTGTCAGGTGAAAATGTCGGGCGACATGATGATTTCGTTCCCGGCCGGCATTGTGAACGTGCTGACGAACAATCCGAACCCGGCCAAGCTGGGCTTCCGCATCAAGAATCTCCAGAACCTCGACAACGTGCTGCCGAACAAGCAGCTCATCACGATCGATCGGCTCCAGTCGACCAGCTTCAGCACGACGCTCGAGTTCAACATGCCAGTATTAACGGCGACCCTGCGGCGCCAGTCGGAGCAGAACCCGAACGCGCCGCACATCAACGTGGACATCCTGAAGTACCAGATCAAGGCCAAGCCGGGGGCGGCCTCCTGTCCGTTCCAGCTCGTGTCCTACTGGAAGTGCGAACAGCGGCACACGGACATTAAGATCGACTACAAGTATAACTGCCACGCGATGGCCCAGCCGTCCCCGCTGCTGAACGTTTCCATCTCGGTGCCGGTCGACGGCGGTGTGAAGAACGTCCAATCGAAACCTCATTCGGCTTG GCAAGGCGAATCGAACCGGCTGGTGTGGAACTTTACGGACATATCGCAGCACTCGGAGAGTGGCGGTGTTGATACGCTCCGTGCCCGGCTCGAGGTAGGCACGGGACCATCGACGCCGGCCATCATCTCGACCCAGTTCAACTGCGAAGGGACCACGCTGTCCGGCATTGAGTTTGAGCTGGCCGGCTCGGGATATCGGCTATCGCTTGTAAAGCGACGATTCGTATCAG GAAAGTACATCTGCGAAGGCGATGGCATACGGACGGTGAAAACACCTACGCCACCGAACGTGTCCGGCGTCATGTCACCGATTCcgttcggcagcagcagtagcaacagcagcaagtcGGCCAACCCCTCATCCGGTGGCACCACTGGATAG
- the LOC1281093 gene encoding F-BAR domain only protein 2 isoform X5: MTVDFNDYFWGEKNNGYEVLYQNMKYGLSATKELAEYFRERSNLEEYNSKLLTKLANKAGSSGGGTFSPLWIILKSTTERLSELHAQKVQKLTELVKNVTKYAEDLHKKHKSVKEEESGTQDAVQAMKESTAAVAKAKDTHNARLQEVEKARKDNSAKEIEKSEAKLRKHQDDYKALVEKHNIIKQEFEKKMTITCRRFQEMEEAHLKQMKEFLSSYMDIVQNNFDLVGQVHSDLKRQFLELTVDKLLEQFVLNKYTGLEKPELIELDFESGTASGSGAVGHNSGHQLLVNTSAPLPPGGSISPAPSSLAGGGLLESPTLSATSSSQPINIGTAPGKKESSHLRSWFSSSSTAAVPTNSPVNLSTSPTSTSMGGGGGRWGDGGTDLPSAQQQPHPASLRAMSPVPSVLNESSVSGSAQSTGKQSSKPFYGDLFSFKHHSTNPSTNHNQPYHHPPNLATNGHNNGGSGKQQSQQSPQMKQQEQQLQESLQHPQQQQDQQQQQQPASPQQLPPPQQQQQQQKSSRRTTSLLNLFMSNSQVSGFLRSRREKAKSKKAKKKKDSTENSSAKDENILDGDSKGDTANADSATNLQTTSAISASNVAPTATPEVDEDGYSIQPRETTWDSATITEKSNNFYSSSDSDSEDEREEKKIHVEIKPLNNGAAPISASVDELRATVENLSLSPIGILTSQQQQQHHQQHQLHHQLHHQQQQAQPASQAHALHHQMSVGNASLLNNSNAATHLTSPNASNASTPTTVHPYAPLQSPTLSMSTSSNNRYADLGDIFSEVGDISISAPTSANLTKLTQRQIPTPTSAGGSSIAIPRPPSRRSEAAGKGAGEPCPFSGLDPGCNAVIFFSSTQSSVARDRVSPASQIARADSVGSLEFRSPSVGIGSSRGPSPLTIGMSDTIPLAVAFHEIIHAYFKGADESRCQVKMSGDMMISFPAGIVNVLTNNPNPAKLGFRIKNLQNLDNVLPNKQLITIDRLQSTSFSTTLEFNMPVLTATLRRQSEQNPNAPHINVDILKYQIKAKPGAASCPFQLVSYWKCEQRHTDIKIDYKYNCHAMAQPSPLLNVSISVPVDGGVKNVQSKPHSAWQGESNRLVWNFTDISQHSESGGVDTLRARLEVGTGPSTPAIISTQFNCEGTTLSGIEFELAGSGYRLSLVKRRFVSGKYICEGDGIRTVKTPTPPNVSGVMSPIPFGSSSSNSSKSANPSSGGTTG; encoded by the exons GGCGAGAAGAACAACGGGTACGAGGTGCTGTACCAAAACATGAAGTATGGCCTATCGGCGACGAAAGAGCTAGCGGAGTACTTCCGCGAGCGCTCGAATCTGGAGGAGTACAATTCGAAGCTGCTGACAAAGCTGGCCAACAAGGCGGGCTCGAGCGGTGGCGGTACTTTTTCCCCGCTCTGGATCATACTCAAGTCAACCACCGAGCGTCTGTCGGAGCTGCACGCCCAGAAGGTGCAGAAGCTGACGGAGCTGGTCAAGAATGTCACCAAGTACGCGGAAGACCTGCACAAGAAGCATAAATCGGTGAAGGAGGAAGAGTCGGGCACGCAGGATGCGGTGCAG GCAATGAAGGAATCGACCGCGGCTGTCGCCAAGGCAAAGGATACCCACAATGCCCGGCTGCAGGAGGTGGAGAAGGCCCGGAAGGACAATTCGGCCAAGGAGATCGAAAAGTCGGAGGCAAAGCTACGCAAACACCAGGACGACTACAAGGCGCTGGTGGAGAAGCACAACATAATCAAGCAGGAGTTTGAGAAGAAAATGACAATAACGTGTAGG CGTTTTCAAGAGATGGAAGAAGCACATCTGAAACAAATGAAAGAGTTCCTCTCGTCGTACATGGACATAGTGCAGAACAATTTCGATTTAGTTGGCCAG GTCCATTCTGATTTGAAGCGTCAATTTCTAGAGTTAACCGTGGACAAGCTATTGGAACAGTTCGTGCTGAACAAGTACACCGGTCTGGAGAAACCAG AGCTAATTGAGCTTGATTTTGAAAGTGGCACCGCGAGCGGTTCCGGTGCGGTTGGCCATAACAGCGGCCACCAGCTGCTAGTGAACACCTCGGCCCCGCTGCCACCGGGTGGCAGCATTTCGCCCGCTCCATCCTCGTTGGCGGGCGGCGGGCTGCTCGAATCACCGACCCTGTCCGCGACCAGCTCCTCGCAACCGATCAACATCGGCACGGCGCCCGGCAAGAAGGAGAGCAGCCACCTGCGGTCCTGGTTTAGCTCCAGCTCGACGGCAGCCGTCCCAACGAACTCACCGGTCAATCTGTCCACCTCGCCCACGTCCACCTCGATGGGCGGAGGCGGCGGACGGTGGGGCGATGGCGGAACGGACCTACCGTCagcccagcagcagccccatCCGGCCTCGTTGCGTGCCATGTCGCCGGTGCCATCGGTGCTGAACGAAAGTAGCGTGTCCGGATCCGCACAAAGTACGGGCAAACAGTCAAGTAAACCATTCTACGGCGATCTGTTTTCCTTCAAGCATCATAGTACCAATCCCTCCACTAATCACAATCAGCCATACCACCACCCGCCCAACCTAGCCACTAACGGTCACAATAACGGTGGCAGCGGCAAACAACAATCGCAACAATCGCCGCAAATGAAACAGCAGGAACAGCAACTGCAAGAATCTTTACAGCatccacagcaacagcaagaccagcagcagcagcagcagcctgcgTCACCTCagcaactaccaccaccacaacaacaacaacaacaacaaaaatcttcCCGCCGCACTACTTCCCTTCTCAATCTCTTCATGTCTAACTCCCAGG TTTCCGGGTTTCTGCGCAGCCGGCGCGAGAAGGCCAAATCAAAgaaagccaaaaagaagaaagattcCACGGAAAACTCCAGTGCCaaagatgaaaatattttgGACGG CGATAGCAAGGGCGATACGGCAAATGCGGACAGCGCCACGAATCTGCAAACCACTTCCGCGATCAGTGCTTCGAATGTAGCCCCCACGGCAACGCCCGAAGTGGATGAGGACGGTTACAGCATACAGCCGCGCGAAACCACCTGGGACAGTGCGACGATCACGGAAAAGAGCA ATAATTTCTACTCAAGCTCGGACAGTGACAGCGAGGATGAGCGTGAAGAGAAGAAAATCCACGTGGAAATTAAACCGCTTAACAATGGTGCCGCACCCATTTCGGCCAGTGTCGATGAGCTGCGGGCAACGGTGGAAAATCTTTCGCTATCACCAATCGGTATTCTAACATCG caacagcagcagcagcaccatcagcagcaccagctgcaccaccagctgcaccatcagcaacagcaggcacAGCCCGCCTCCCAGGCACACGCGCTGCACCACCAGATGTCGGTCGGGAATGCGTCGCTCCTGAACAATAGCAACGCCGCCACGCACCTCACCAGTCCGAATGCCTCGAATGCGTCCACGCCGACGACGGTACATCCGTACGCGCCGCTACAAAGCCCTACCCTGTCGATGTCAACCAGCTCGAA CAATCGGTATGCAGATCTGGGTGACATCTTTTCGGAGGTGGGTGACATTAGCATCTCGGCACCGACTTCCGCGAACCTAACGAAGCTTACCCAGCGACAAATTCCCACACCGACGTCAGCGGGCGGCAGCAGTATCGCTATACCGCGACCACCATCGCGAAGATCGGAAGCGGCTGGTAAGGGCGCTGGTGAACCCTGTCCTTTCAGTGGTTTAGACCCCGGCTGTAATGCTGtaattttcttctcttcaacTCAATCCTCAGTTGCACGTGATCGTGTCAGTCCGGCGTCACAGATTGCTCGTGCCGACAGTGTCGGCAGTTTGGAGTTCCGTAGTCCGAGCGTGGGTATCGGATCGTCCCGTGGTCCGTCCCCGCTAACGATCGGCATGTCCGATACGATTCCATTGGCTGTTGCATTCCACGAAATTATTCACGCCTATTTCAA AGGAGCCGACGAGTCCCGGTGTCAGGTGAAAATGTCGGGCGACATGATGATTTCGTTCCCGGCCGGCATTGTGAACGTGCTGACGAACAATCCGAACCCGGCCAAGCTGGGCTTCCGCATCAAGAATCTCCAGAACCTCGACAACGTGCTGCCGAACAAGCAGCTCATCACGATCGATCGGCTCCAGTCGACCAGCTTCAGCACGACGCTCGAGTTCAACATGCCAGTATTAACGGCGACCCTGCGGCGCCAGTCGGAGCAGAACCCGAACGCGCCGCACATCAACGTGGACATCCTGAAGTACCAGATCAAGGCCAAGCCGGGGGCGGCCTCCTGTCCGTTCCAGCTCGTGTCCTACTGGAAGTGCGAACAGCGGCACACGGACATTAAGATCGACTACAAGTATAACTGCCACGCGATGGCCCAGCCGTCCCCGCTGCTGAACGTTTCCATCTCGGTGCCGGTCGACGGCGGTGTGAAGAACGTCCAATCGAAACCTCATTCGGCTTG GCAAGGCGAATCGAACCGGCTGGTGTGGAACTTTACGGACATATCGCAGCACTCGGAGAGTGGCGGTGTTGATACGCTCCGTGCCCGGCTCGAGGTAGGCACGGGACCATCGACGCCGGCCATCATCTCGACCCAGTTCAACTGCGAAGGGACCACGCTGTCCGGCATTGAGTTTGAGCTGGCCGGCTCGGGATATCGGCTATCGCTTGTAAAGCGACGATTCGTATCAG GAAAGTACATCTGCGAAGGCGATGGCATACGGACGGTGAAAACACCTACGCCACCGAACGTGTCCGGCGTCATGTCACCGATTCcgttcggcagcagcagtagcaacagcagcaagtcGGCCAACCCCTCATCCGGTGGCACCACTGGATAG